One window from the genome of Marinobacter sp. LV10R510-11A encodes:
- a CDS encoding Bax inhibitor-1 family protein, producing MQNRQYNAQQNHKGMIARGSATAPISASATKVLRNTYTLLAMTLVFSAAMAGVSMSMGLSQGASLVCSLGALALIWFVLPRTANSSAGIAVVFAFTGLLGLSLGPSLLYYLQLNNGGQIVMQALGGTGVVFFALSGYVLTTKKDFSFMRGMLVAGLVVVLVAALGSMVAAMFGVEITALSLAISAAIVFLMSGFILYDTSRIVNGGETNYIMATTGLYLNIYNLFLALLYLTGAFSGD from the coding sequence ATGCAAAACAGACAGTACAATGCACAGCAGAACCACAAGGGCATGATTGCCCGTGGGTCCGCTACCGCACCCATCAGTGCTTCGGCGACCAAGGTTTTGCGCAACACTTACACCCTGCTTGCAATGACGCTGGTATTCAGTGCTGCCATGGCGGGCGTGTCCATGTCCATGGGTCTGAGCCAAGGCGCAAGCCTTGTATGCAGCCTGGGCGCTCTTGCTTTGATCTGGTTTGTGCTGCCGCGCACCGCCAATAGCTCTGCCGGCATTGCCGTTGTGTTCGCCTTCACTGGCCTGCTGGGTCTTTCGCTTGGTCCAAGTCTGCTGTATTACTTGCAGCTCAACAACGGCGGGCAGATAGTCATGCAGGCCCTAGGCGGCACTGGTGTGGTATTTTTCGCCCTGTCCGGCTATGTACTGACCACCAAAAAAGACTTCAGCTTCATGCGTGGCATGCTGGTTGCCGGCCTGGTTGTAGTGTTGGTAGCGGCTCTTGGCTCCATGGTTGCTGCAATGTTCGGGGTTGAGATCACTGCACTCAGCCTGGCCATCAGTGCTGCGATCGTGTTCCTGATGTCCGGTTTCATCCTGTATGACACAAGCCGTATCGTGAACGGTGGTGAAACCAACTACATCATGGCCACTACGGGCTTGTACCTGAACATCTACAACCTGTTCTTGGCCCTGTTGTATCTTACCGGCGCCTTCTCCGGCGATTAG